One part of the Sorangiineae bacterium MSr11954 genome encodes these proteins:
- a CDS encoding HEAT repeat domain-containing protein, whose amino-acid sequence MQKSERTIEKLLGELFDAERVVRQTHASLVEHDHGALVAAIAAAVDEAFGLADRNELQLRLTRAAELLSDLEGAQTVDLLIRILGCDEPEPRHAAGEALQEHAYDRFKEVALGVERALERMKPGDPALSELPYLLAEVPEPGVLKLLGRFLVHPDPDAVAAAVEALVEFGDPASVSLLAPLTKDTRTVQLEDETGEEGRITLGELASEARDLLRQIPKSAGPDGGNAGAPGGRPKGR is encoded by the coding sequence GTGCAAAAAAGTGAAAGGACCATAGAAAAGCTCCTCGGAGAGCTCTTCGATGCCGAGCGTGTCGTTCGCCAGACCCATGCCTCGCTCGTCGAGCACGATCACGGTGCGCTCGTCGCCGCCATCGCGGCCGCCGTCGACGAAGCCTTCGGGCTCGCGGATCGCAACGAGCTGCAGCTCCGACTCACCCGCGCCGCCGAGCTCCTCAGCGACCTCGAGGGCGCGCAAACCGTCGATCTCCTGATCCGCATCCTCGGCTGCGACGAGCCCGAGCCGCGCCACGCCGCCGGGGAAGCGTTGCAAGAGCACGCCTACGATCGGTTCAAGGAGGTGGCCCTCGGTGTCGAGCGCGCCCTCGAGCGCATGAAGCCCGGCGATCCGGCGCTCTCGGAGCTCCCCTACTTGCTGGCCGAGGTGCCGGAGCCGGGCGTGCTCAAGCTGCTCGGACGCTTCCTCGTGCACCCCGATCCGGACGCCGTGGCCGCCGCCGTCGAAGCGCTGGTCGAGTTCGGCGATCCCGCCAGCGTGAGCCTCCTCGCGCCGCTCACCAAGGACACGCGCACCGTGCAGCTCGAGGACGAAACGGGCGAGGAGGGCCGCATCACCCTCGGCGAGCTCGCGTCGGAGGCCCGCGATCTCCTCCGCCAGATCCCCAAGTCCGCCGGCCCCGATGGCGGAAATGCTGGCGCGCCCGGGGGCAGGCCCAAGGGGCGATGA
- a CDS encoding M23 family metallopeptidase, whose protein sequence is MVTTSLGAASRPLPPLRWSITDSSRAARDAVEAACPEGMLPDGDACVHIPATDEAEDSVVSTNAHRERSGRWALYDQIPRRPDRPADYELYRYPAPAALPGGRTVVSGYDLDRPNESQRRGMSLRAVGHGGVDIPGPRGTEIKLVALEHQQGDATIVHVGPLFGTSVVTRHTIREAGQLRDYLLLYGHLASAAPGLAVGATAREGDLLGFMGDTGSPELVHLHLEVRRMREGVDVSSKIGAQLMESSVSIVCDPRNVLPLK, encoded by the coding sequence GTGGTAACGACATCCCTGGGTGCAGCCTCACGCCCGCTGCCACCGTTGCGATGGAGCATCACGGATTCGTCACGCGCCGCGCGCGACGCGGTGGAGGCCGCCTGTCCGGAGGGCATGCTCCCCGACGGCGACGCATGCGTACACATTCCGGCCACCGACGAAGCCGAAGATTCGGTGGTCTCCACCAACGCGCACCGCGAGCGCAGCGGGCGCTGGGCCCTCTACGATCAGATCCCGCGCCGTCCCGATCGGCCGGCCGACTACGAGCTATACCGCTACCCGGCGCCGGCCGCGCTCCCGGGCGGCAGGACCGTGGTGAGCGGCTACGATCTCGACCGCCCCAACGAATCCCAGCGCCGCGGTATGTCGTTGCGCGCCGTCGGCCATGGGGGTGTGGACATCCCCGGTCCGCGCGGGACGGAAATCAAGCTGGTGGCGCTCGAGCACCAACAAGGCGACGCCACCATCGTGCACGTGGGGCCTCTCTTCGGCACCAGCGTGGTGACCCGCCACACGATCCGCGAGGCGGGCCAGCTGCGCGACTACCTCCTTCTCTACGGCCACCTTGCGTCCGCGGCCCCCGGTCTCGCCGTCGGCGCCACCGCGCGGGAAGGCGATCTTCTCGGCTTCATGGGCGACACGGGCTCGCCGGAGCTCGTGCACTTGCACCTCGAGGTGCGGCGCATGCGCGAAGGCGTCGACGTATCGAGCAAAATTGGCGCGCAGCTGATGGAGAGCAGCGTCAGTATCGTGTGCGATCCGCGCAATGTGTTGCCGTTGAAGTAG
- a CDS encoding AAA family ATPase, whose protein sequence is MATLRIRNFAHLADVSIDLGDLTILVGPQGTGKSLALQWLKVALDGKQIVSALRDAGQNVSTPGFLIDLIFGVGMGPAWNGSTSVSFDKTRIRPQSIGKLGRGKEKVFFIPAHRAMLISDGWAAPFQKLTAETPVVARLFSQNLFDRFSARGGNELFPLNRVLKEGYRKLIDDAVFHGGKVGVEEDSQHAKRLRLTHASTHGPMQLPFMTWTAGQREFTPLLLGLYHLLPSRRMLKQSDIQYVVIEEPEMGLHPQAVTVFMLLVLDLLWRGYKVVLSTHSPIVLTVGWMLRRMRETRARWQLVCDAFEVEKRGDLKKVAEAALTKTVRTHFLKFESDGRVYSKDVSTLDPDSEDEDISGWGGLTGFTSRFGEAVRRAANEEPSK, encoded by the coding sequence ATGGCGACCCTGCGGATCAGGAACTTCGCTCACCTGGCCGATGTGTCCATCGACCTTGGCGATCTCACGATTCTCGTCGGGCCTCAGGGCACGGGCAAGAGCTTGGCGCTCCAGTGGCTCAAGGTCGCGCTCGACGGCAAGCAAATCGTATCGGCCCTTCGAGATGCTGGGCAAAACGTGAGCACACCGGGGTTCCTCATCGACTTGATTTTCGGCGTTGGGATGGGCCCCGCGTGGAACGGTTCAACGTCTGTTTCGTTCGATAAGACGCGGATCCGCCCGCAAAGCATCGGCAAGCTGGGGAGGGGGAAGGAAAAGGTGTTCTTCATCCCGGCGCACCGGGCCATGCTCATCAGCGATGGGTGGGCAGCTCCGTTCCAGAAGTTGACGGCAGAGACCCCCGTCGTGGCGCGTCTCTTCAGTCAGAACCTCTTCGATCGTTTCAGTGCGCGAGGTGGTAACGAGCTCTTTCCGCTCAATCGCGTGCTGAAAGAAGGGTACCGCAAGCTGATCGACGATGCGGTTTTTCATGGTGGGAAAGTTGGTGTCGAGGAGGATTCACAGCACGCCAAGCGATTGCGTCTGACCCATGCGAGCACGCACGGGCCCATGCAGCTCCCGTTCATGACCTGGACGGCGGGGCAGCGTGAATTTACGCCGCTTTTGCTCGGCCTCTATCATCTTCTGCCATCGCGACGGATGCTGAAGCAGTCCGACATCCAATATGTCGTCATCGAGGAGCCCGAAATGGGGCTGCATCCTCAGGCCGTGACGGTCTTCATGCTCCTCGTGCTCGACCTTCTCTGGCGAGGGTACAAAGTGGTTCTCTCCACGCACTCTCCCATCGTGCTGACCGTAGGATGGATGTTGCGGCGGATGCGCGAGACCAGGGCCCGCTGGCAGCTCGTTTGCGATGCGTTCGAAGTCGAAAAACGCGGCGATCTGAAGAAGGTCGCCGAGGCTGCGCTGACCAAAACGGTGCGGACGCACTTTCTGAAATTCGAGTCGGATGGCCGCGTTTACTCAAAGGACGTATCCACCCTCGATCCCGACTCCGAGGACGAGGACATTTCGGGATGGGGAGGGCTCACGGGGTTCACCTCGCGCTTCGGGGAGGCCGTTCGACGGGCAGCCAACGAGGAGCCCTCCAAGTGA
- the dps gene encoding DNA starvation/stationary phase protection protein Dps: MYKSPSHLSEEVRTQISETLNARLADGLDLHSQIKVAHWNIKGPQFAALHPLFETFATGLANFNDSLAERAVTLGGRAYGTVRHVSKASRLPEYPQETTRDLDHVRLLAERFETFLEGVRESRSKGEKLGDTDTVDLLTQVVTEFEKHAWFLRASLEG; this comes from the coding sequence ATGTACAAGAGCCCCAGCCACCTGTCCGAGGAAGTTCGAACCCAGATCTCCGAGACGCTCAACGCCCGCTTGGCGGACGGCCTCGACCTGCACAGCCAGATCAAAGTGGCGCACTGGAACATCAAAGGGCCGCAATTCGCGGCGCTCCACCCGCTCTTCGAGACGTTCGCCACGGGCCTCGCGAACTTCAACGACAGCCTCGCCGAGCGCGCCGTGACCCTGGGCGGCCGCGCCTACGGAACCGTCCGTCACGTGTCGAAGGCCTCGCGGCTGCCCGAGTACCCGCAAGAGACCACGCGCGATCTCGATCACGTGCGCCTGCTCGCCGAGCGCTTCGAGACGTTCCTCGAAGGCGTCCGCGAGTCGCGCTCCAAAGGTGAGAAGCTGGGCGACACGGACACCGTGGACTTGCTCACCCAAGTCGTCACGGAGTTCGAGAAGCACGCGTGGTTCTTGAGGGCGTCGCTGGAAGGGTGA
- a CDS encoding zinc-ribbon domain-containing protein — protein sequence MYVQCERCQTEYDFDDALVSERGTTVKCTSCGHQFRVRRSPGAAEEDRWMISTGEGSTLVFTSLRELQRAIAGQLVGRDDVLARGSAPPRRLGSIAELEPFFLPKVSGVPAEAVPSPAGEPPPGAPPPFAPAAAGAPPPFGLPPGVAPPGVAPPGAPAPGVAPPGVAPPNVSPAAVSPAGARPQGKSTLIGTGIPVVEQLDPQTPPPAPPMEPPLPGAGAVGSEGVAAPLPVGSDAVNVARAMWQTRIGIGPEGGVPADGALAPTVRVPVVTDERIRENAAASALPGASALPASALPGASALPASALPGASALPGASVPPATESSRVEPAMTYAEARFPTPSSDIASSLPSPPFQGPAPTVPVRRPERYDGFDGDDEDDSDVRRRRPLSSMVEPLPSRSRGGWLLLVVVLFAAGATVVLFGRPYLDRFIKPPPATPPAAEPDPRLATFLKDGEAALDQGQLDTAKENFDKAAALAEKDPRVLLDRARLEVVQADIPWLHQRLLANEGRSRDEAKTVQAELDQRAPLAKKAADAAVAGAPNEPGAQRVKVDALRIAGEKDAARALVGSAGLNAAQPEAAYVLGALDLAEPEPPFPTVIERLRTAVAGSDSPSGRARALLVYALARSGDAAGAKQELERLATLPRPHPLLAALRAYVERGASAVDAGASAAEAPDAGAPGAGTPGAGTPSTSTSAAPPEPRGKAGKGAPPRAAAPVNSEGRAELQQADAAKNRNDLARAKTLYQTVLARNPRNTEALSGMGDVARGQRDLQGARDYYKRALAENDSYMPALIGLADVQWEMGDRAGAVRTYKDIVERMPEGSYPHRVKQRIESLSVPTPAQGSPSPEQP from the coding sequence ATGTACGTCCAGTGTGAGCGCTGCCAAACCGAGTACGATTTCGATGACGCGCTCGTCAGCGAGAGGGGGACGACCGTCAAATGCACGAGCTGCGGGCATCAGTTTCGGGTGCGCCGCAGCCCCGGGGCCGCCGAAGAAGACCGGTGGATGATTTCGACCGGCGAAGGCAGCACCCTCGTCTTTACATCGCTACGGGAGCTGCAGCGGGCCATCGCAGGTCAGCTGGTGGGCCGCGACGATGTGCTCGCACGCGGTAGTGCGCCTCCGCGCCGGCTCGGCTCCATCGCCGAGTTGGAGCCGTTTTTCTTGCCCAAGGTAAGCGGTGTCCCCGCGGAAGCTGTGCCGTCGCCGGCGGGCGAGCCGCCGCCGGGTGCGCCGCCGCCGTTCGCACCGGCGGCTGCGGGTGCGCCGCCGCCGTTCGGGTTGCCGCCTGGCGTAGCGCCGCCCGGCGTAGCGCCGCCTGGCGCACCGGCGCCCGGCGTAGCGCCGCCTGGTGTCGCGCCGCCGAACGTTTCGCCGGCGGCCGTTTCGCCGGCGGGGGCGCGGCCGCAGGGAAAGTCGACGCTGATCGGTACCGGCATCCCCGTCGTGGAGCAGCTGGATCCGCAGACGCCGCCGCCTGCGCCACCGATGGAGCCGCCGTTGCCGGGCGCCGGGGCGGTGGGGTCGGAGGGGGTGGCTGCGCCATTGCCGGTGGGGTCCGACGCGGTGAACGTCGCGCGCGCCATGTGGCAGACCCGCATCGGCATAGGGCCCGAAGGGGGTGTTCCGGCCGATGGGGCGCTCGCGCCGACGGTGCGTGTGCCCGTGGTGACGGACGAGCGGATCCGCGAAAATGCCGCGGCCTCCGCGCTTCCCGGAGCCTCGGCGTTGCCAGCATCCGCGCTTCCCGGAGCCTCGGCGTTGCCAGCATCGGCGCTTCCCGGAGCATCCGCGCTTCCCGGCGCTTCGGTGCCGCCCGCCACCGAGTCATCGCGCGTGGAGCCGGCCATGACGTACGCCGAGGCGCGGTTTCCCACGCCTTCGAGCGACATCGCGTCATCGCTCCCGAGCCCGCCCTTTCAGGGCCCGGCGCCCACCGTGCCCGTGCGGCGCCCGGAGCGGTACGATGGGTTCGACGGCGACGATGAAGACGACAGCGATGTGCGCCGACGGCGCCCGCTCTCCTCGATGGTCGAGCCTCTGCCCAGCCGAAGCCGCGGCGGCTGGCTTCTCTTGGTGGTCGTTCTCTTTGCCGCGGGCGCCACCGTGGTGCTCTTTGGGCGCCCTTACCTCGATCGCTTCATCAAGCCGCCGCCCGCGACCCCGCCCGCCGCGGAGCCCGATCCGCGGCTCGCGACCTTCCTCAAAGACGGCGAGGCCGCGCTCGATCAAGGGCAGCTCGACACGGCCAAGGAAAACTTCGACAAAGCCGCCGCGCTGGCCGAGAAGGATCCGCGCGTCCTCCTCGATCGGGCGCGCCTCGAGGTCGTGCAGGCGGACATTCCCTGGTTGCATCAGCGCCTTCTGGCGAACGAGGGCCGAAGCCGCGACGAGGCCAAGACCGTTCAGGCGGAGCTCGATCAGCGGGCACCCCTGGCCAAAAAGGCCGCCGACGCCGCCGTGGCTGGCGCGCCGAACGAGCCCGGCGCGCAGCGCGTGAAGGTGGACGCCTTGCGCATCGCCGGCGAGAAGGACGCGGCGCGCGCGCTGGTGGGCAGCGCGGGCCTCAACGCCGCGCAGCCCGAGGCCGCGTACGTGCTGGGGGCGCTGGATCTCGCGGAGCCCGAGCCCCCGTTTCCCACCGTGATCGAGCGCCTGCGCACCGCTGTGGCGGGAAGCGACAGTCCCTCCGGACGCGCGCGCGCGTTGCTCGTGTATGCGCTGGCGCGCTCGGGGGATGCCGCGGGCGCGAAACAGGAGCTGGAGCGGCTCGCGACCTTGCCGCGCCCGCACCCGCTGCTGGCCGCGCTTCGGGCATACGTCGAGCGCGGGGCCTCGGCCGTCGATGCGGGGGCCTCCGCCGCCGAGGCGCCCGACGCAGGGGCGCCCGGTGCGGGGACGCCCGGTGCGGGGACGCCGAGCACCTCGACCTCCGCGGCACCCCCGGAACCGCGCGGTAAGGCGGGCAAGGGAGCGCCGCCGCGCGCTGCGGCGCCCGTGAACAGCGAGGGGCGGGCGGAGCTGCAGCAGGCGGACGCCGCGAAGAATCGAAACGATTTGGCGCGGGCCAAGACGCTTTACCAGACCGTGCTCGCGCGCAACCCGCGCAACACGGAGGCGCTCTCGGGCATGGGCGACGTGGCGCGCGGGCAGCGCGATCTCCAAGGGGCGCGGGATTATTACAAGCGGGCCCTGGCCGAGAACGATTCGTACATGCCGGCCCTGATCGGGCTCGCCGATGTGCAATGGGAGATGGGGGATCGCGCTGGCGCCGTACGCACTTACAAGGATATCGTCGAGCGGATGCCCGAAGGCTCGTACCCGCACCGGGTCAAACAACGAATCGAAAGTCTGAGCGTGCCCACGCCGGCGCAAGGCTCTCCGAGCCCGGAGCAACCATGA
- the sppA gene encoding signal peptide peptidase SppA, with the protein MTHRRNARWVRRAPWLSAVVAAGVLCAGAGCKGRARTSSGSAAAEKEPRTGPAVGVIDVTQGLPEQSTGGMLGLGGRKHTFDEVLRAVDRAHKDTDIKGLFVRFGGTTFGTARAEELGAALEKVRKDKPIFCHGDGYTNQTMLAAARGCSKIFVSPAGEVETVGIAAQIVYMRKLLADELHLTIDFLQVGKFKGAEEPLTRDGPSPEARASLESVLADIRSTWLTGIGEGRGRDGKVRTEVVEAAEDGPFPAKKAKERGLIDEVGYLDEAREAAKKEMGAVRDELRFGAGSGDDDGAGDLGGLVRALGGEGRGRAPIALVRATGSISMSSGGGILGGQEGITEKDLGKLVARIEKNDAVKALVLRIDSPGGSALASDLLWHRLMRVRAKKPIVVSVGDMAASGGYYLASTANVIFADATSIVGSIGVVGGKIAIGGALESVGVHAETFPAKAGDAKAGARAGYSSPFVAWDGPTRERVLDSMTGIYDLFLARVAEGRNIPVEKVAASAEGRIFSGREAKNRGLVDEIGGLTAAIAKARELAKLDGDAAVAVIDNTPKFLEALGGGSGMDEAGEEEHATAEKVAGALPQLPASAPGSLPISLPGVGAWVEHVAPDMLPFVSALAPLAAQEHQVVALPYVLVVH; encoded by the coding sequence ATGACGCATCGTCGAAATGCAAGGTGGGTGCGGCGTGCGCCGTGGCTCTCGGCCGTCGTCGCCGCGGGCGTGCTTTGCGCGGGCGCCGGCTGCAAGGGCCGGGCGCGCACGTCGTCGGGATCGGCCGCCGCGGAGAAGGAGCCGCGCACGGGCCCCGCGGTGGGCGTCATCGATGTCACCCAGGGGCTGCCCGAGCAGAGCACCGGCGGCATGTTGGGCCTGGGCGGGCGAAAGCACACCTTCGACGAAGTGCTCCGCGCGGTCGACCGGGCGCACAAGGACACGGACATCAAAGGGCTCTTCGTGCGCTTCGGCGGGACCACCTTCGGCACCGCGCGGGCGGAGGAGCTCGGCGCGGCGCTGGAGAAGGTGCGCAAGGACAAGCCCATCTTCTGCCACGGCGACGGCTACACCAACCAGACGATGCTGGCCGCCGCCCGCGGCTGCTCGAAAATCTTCGTGTCGCCGGCCGGCGAGGTCGAGACCGTGGGGATCGCCGCGCAGATCGTCTACATGCGCAAGCTTTTGGCCGACGAGCTTCATCTGACGATCGACTTTTTGCAGGTCGGCAAATTCAAAGGCGCCGAGGAGCCGCTCACGCGCGATGGGCCCAGCCCCGAGGCGCGCGCGTCGCTCGAATCGGTGCTCGCCGATATTCGCTCGACGTGGCTGACCGGCATCGGCGAGGGGCGCGGCCGCGATGGAAAGGTCCGCACCGAGGTGGTGGAGGCGGCCGAGGATGGGCCGTTCCCGGCGAAGAAGGCCAAGGAGCGCGGCTTGATCGACGAGGTGGGCTACCTCGACGAGGCCCGCGAGGCGGCGAAGAAAGAGATGGGCGCCGTGCGCGACGAGCTTCGCTTCGGCGCGGGCTCGGGCGACGACGATGGCGCGGGCGACCTCGGCGGGCTCGTTCGCGCGCTCGGGGGCGAGGGCAGGGGCCGCGCGCCGATCGCGCTGGTGCGCGCGACGGGGAGCATCTCCATGAGCTCTGGCGGCGGGATCCTCGGCGGGCAAGAGGGGATCACCGAGAAAGATCTGGGGAAGCTCGTGGCCCGGATCGAGAAGAACGACGCCGTGAAGGCGCTGGTGCTTCGCATCGATTCACCGGGCGGGAGCGCGCTGGCGAGCGACTTGCTCTGGCATCGCCTGATGCGGGTGCGGGCGAAAAAGCCCATCGTGGTGAGCGTGGGCGATATGGCGGCGAGCGGCGGGTATTACCTGGCGTCCACCGCGAATGTCATTTTTGCCGATGCGACCAGCATCGTGGGCTCCATCGGTGTGGTCGGCGGTAAGATTGCCATCGGCGGCGCGTTGGAGTCGGTTGGGGTGCACGCCGAGACCTTTCCGGCCAAGGCGGGGGACGCCAAGGCGGGAGCGCGCGCGGGGTACTCGTCGCCCTTCGTCGCGTGGGATGGGCCGACCCGGGAGCGGGTGCTCGACTCCATGACGGGCATTTACGACCTGTTTCTGGCGCGGGTGGCCGAGGGCCGGAACATCCCCGTGGAAAAGGTGGCCGCGTCGGCCGAAGGGCGGATTTTCAGCGGTCGCGAGGCGAAGAACCGCGGGCTCGTCGATGAAATTGGCGGGCTCACGGCGGCCATCGCCAAGGCGCGCGAGCTGGCGAAATTGGACGGCGATGCGGCCGTTGCCGTGATCGACAACACGCCCAAGTTCCTCGAGGCCCTCGGCGGAGGTTCCGGAATGGACGAAGCCGGCGAGGAAGAGCACGCGACGGCGGAGAAGGTCGCCGGGGCTCTGCCGCAGCTGCCCGCGTCCGCGCCGGGTTCGCTGCCGATTTCGCTGCCGGGGGTGGGCGCTTGGGTCGAGCACGTCGCCCCCGACATGCTGCCGTTCGTCTCGGCCCTGGCCCCGCTCGCCGCGCAAGAGCACCAGGTGGTCGCCCTGCCGTACGTCCTCGTCGTTCACTGA
- a CDS encoding TerB family tellurite resistance protein, translated as MKGREAEEPASSRTLTGATGSILTLAAASYGAKPADDATVPTGFDPVAVALFESIVEGAYLVASADGVVDDEERRTLERVVTAACGGAVAPKHVAELIHELQAWLQEEGLERRIAAVATQITRKSHAREVLRIAALLGQASHAVSDVERDVLLRLAKACGLHPNDVDVALREVADSLAGASS; from the coding sequence ATGAAGGGGCGCGAGGCGGAGGAACCCGCCAGCAGTCGAACGCTGACGGGTGCCACCGGGTCCATTCTTACGCTGGCGGCAGCTTCGTACGGAGCGAAGCCGGCGGATGACGCGACCGTGCCCACCGGCTTCGATCCGGTGGCGGTGGCGCTGTTCGAGTCCATCGTCGAAGGCGCCTATTTGGTCGCCTCGGCCGACGGGGTGGTCGATGACGAAGAACGTCGCACCTTGGAACGGGTCGTCACCGCAGCCTGCGGCGGCGCCGTGGCGCCGAAGCACGTGGCGGAGCTGATTCACGAGCTGCAAGCGTGGCTCCAAGAGGAGGGGCTCGAGCGGCGCATCGCCGCGGTGGCCACGCAAATCACCCGCAAGAGCCACGCGCGCGAGGTGCTTCGCATCGCCGCGCTCTTGGGGCAAGCCAGCCACGCCGTGAGCGACGTCGAACGCGACGTGCTCCTGCGCCTCGCCAAAGCCTGCGGCCTCCACCCGAACGACGTCGACGTCGCCCTGCGCGAGGTCGCCGACTCCCTCGCCGGCGCATCGTCTTAG
- a CDS encoding tetratricopeptide repeat protein, whose protein sequence is MRSQRPPNAERAPVPTPDGATVRPPALEDTGSSASTPQDAIPAASPIPAAKAKKPQESIELRLAIGKGGLGLELGRPVSLGVLEILELVVALPTVRFPLDVSGGVSRFRHRRGNLDRIHVELHAQRLVRWAAARLRGLIGTGSCDVWIGVEKSGAIVAVSSKDDGRIAILGFSVTVRVEGENVSLMVGRARGTGLPAPATAMAIFALDALLGDLARREGGRFIVERAITKMVRTLLPEAGVRAPGTAGVSITSVAAAQDAWILHASAHPVSAEPTEAATRAMEALAVARAADDARVAKEYERARDLDLMALERAPRHPELAGRIAEIDAFVGGRAEAALATIAETTREANGDRAAAHLDFLRAELLAETGDVRGAIAAFERAAEDEPIPVLSARAFERAAELTRDPLEASRWLDRAIARAPAVARLRWARIARRLALGRTQDARADTEHLEAQATGPRARYEVWWRAGAAWQHQGLVADAAPLFERALRFVPDDAQALSGLGRALIARGKTARGVALLTRAIDLCEAAAENTAGLHVDLARALAEKLDDRPAAIAHVRDVPRGVHETAEARALEGRWRSELGDMAGASLAYARLRDHAETLPAGDRQAHEPTAALLLEAAIFEREVLRDSLAAQRHLAAALRLCPNDPAISSAYRAVGAEIAGIAPPPFASVPLATALPFLTPAATSSAEVGSSGGFSADEFANMEESVALLPASPLSVFDLESSPEEETAEQAARDEARVEELTRQLQGDPTRDDVVDELVERLLRLGRSHELFALLSARLEDASPERRVVLIPKQREVLGRLEADAQARGQALESQLFASARAALE, encoded by the coding sequence TTGCGATCCCAGAGGCCGCCCAACGCCGAGCGTGCACCCGTCCCCACCCCGGACGGCGCCACCGTGCGCCCGCCGGCCTTGGAGGACACGGGCTCGTCCGCATCCACCCCGCAAGACGCGATCCCGGCGGCTTCTCCGATACCCGCGGCGAAGGCGAAAAAGCCGCAGGAGAGCATCGAGCTGCGGCTGGCCATCGGCAAGGGGGGACTTGGGTTGGAGCTCGGTCGCCCCGTGTCCCTGGGGGTGCTGGAGATCCTGGAGCTGGTGGTGGCGCTCCCAACGGTGCGCTTTCCCCTCGACGTGTCGGGCGGCGTCTCCCGGTTTCGGCACCGGCGCGGAAACCTGGATCGCATCCACGTCGAGCTTCACGCGCAGAGGCTCGTTCGGTGGGCGGCGGCGCGGCTTCGCGGCCTCATCGGCACGGGCAGCTGCGACGTGTGGATCGGGGTCGAAAAGTCGGGGGCGATCGTGGCCGTGTCGTCGAAGGACGATGGGCGCATCGCCATCCTGGGCTTCTCCGTCACCGTGCGGGTCGAGGGCGAGAACGTCTCGCTCATGGTGGGCCGGGCGCGCGGCACCGGGCTCCCGGCGCCGGCCACCGCCATGGCCATCTTTGCGCTCGATGCGCTCCTGGGGGATCTGGCGCGCCGTGAGGGCGGGCGGTTCATCGTCGAGCGGGCGATCACCAAGATGGTCCGTACGCTCTTGCCCGAGGCGGGGGTGCGGGCCCCGGGGACGGCCGGCGTGAGCATCACCTCCGTGGCGGCCGCGCAAGATGCGTGGATTTTGCATGCATCGGCGCACCCCGTTTCGGCCGAGCCGACGGAGGCGGCCACGCGGGCCATGGAGGCCTTGGCCGTGGCGCGCGCCGCCGATGATGCGCGGGTCGCGAAAGAGTACGAGCGGGCGCGCGATCTCGACTTGATGGCGCTGGAGCGCGCGCCGCGCCACCCGGAGCTCGCGGGGCGCATCGCGGAGATCGACGCCTTCGTGGGCGGCCGGGCGGAGGCCGCGCTGGCGACCATCGCGGAGACCACGCGCGAGGCGAACGGCGATCGCGCCGCCGCGCACCTCGACTTTTTGCGCGCGGAGCTCTTGGCGGAGACGGGCGATGTGCGCGGGGCCATCGCGGCCTTCGAGCGGGCGGCCGAGGACGAGCCCATCCCCGTGCTCTCGGCGCGCGCGTTCGAGCGGGCGGCGGAGCTGACCCGCGATCCGCTGGAGGCGTCGCGGTGGCTCGATCGCGCCATCGCGCGGGCGCCGGCCGTCGCGCGCCTTCGGTGGGCGCGGATCGCGCGGCGTCTTGCGCTGGGGCGCACGCAAGATGCGCGGGCGGACACCGAGCACCTCGAGGCGCAGGCCACCGGCCCCCGCGCGCGCTACGAGGTGTGGTGGCGCGCGGGCGCCGCGTGGCAGCATCAAGGGCTGGTGGCGGACGCCGCGCCGCTCTTCGAGCGCGCCCTCCGCTTCGTCCCCGACGATGCGCAGGCGCTCTCCGGCTTGGGGCGCGCGCTCATCGCCCGCGGAAAAACGGCGCGCGGCGTGGCGCTGCTCACGCGCGCCATCGACCTCTGCGAGGCCGCCGCCGAGAACACGGCGGGGCTGCACGTCGATCTGGCGCGCGCGCTGGCCGAAAAGCTGGACGATCGACCCGCCGCCATCGCCCACGTGCGCGACGTGCCGCGCGGGGTGCACGAGACCGCGGAGGCGCGGGCGCTCGAGGGCCGCTGGCGCTCGGAGCTCGGCGACATGGCCGGCGCTTCCCTCGCCTACGCGCGGCTGCGCGATCACGCCGAGACGTTGCCGGCCGGCGATCGCCAGGCGCACGAGCCGACGGCGGCGCTCCTGCTCGAGGCGGCCATCTTCGAGCGCGAGGTGCTGCGCGACTCGCTGGCGGCGCAGCGCCACTTGGCCGCGGCGCTGAGGCTCTGCCCCAACGATCCGGCGATTTCGTCCGCGTACCGCGCGGTGGGCGCGGAGATCGCGGGGATCGCGCCGCCGCCGTTTGCGTCGGTGCCGCTGGCGACGGCGCTCCCCTTCTTGACCCCGGCCGCCACGTCGTCCGCCGAGGTGGGGTCGTCCGGGGGCTTCTCGGCCGACGAATTTGCGAACATGGAGGAGTCGGTCGCGCTCCTGCCGGCGTCGCCGCTGTCGGTGTTCGATCTGGAATCTTCGCCCGAGGAGGAGACCGCCGAGCAGGCGGCGCGCGACGAGGCGCGGGTCGAGGAGCTCACGCGTCAGCTGCAGGGCGATCCCACGCGCGATGACGTGGTGGACGAGCTGGTGGAGCGCCTGCTTCGCCTCGGCCGGAGCCACGAGCTCTTTGCGCTGCTCAGCGCGCGGCTCGAGGACGCGAGCCCCGAGCGCCGCGTGGTGCTGATCCCGAAGCAGCGCGAGGTGCTCGGGCGGCTCGAGGCCGATGCGCAGGCGCGCGGGCAGGCGCTCGAGTCCCAGCTCTTCGCCAGCGCGCGCGCGGCGCTCGAGTAG